The DNA segment CCGAAGAATATTTGTATGTACTAATTTTAAGCATGCGGCAGCATAGTGAGTGGCGGGAGAATTGCGAAGGATCCCGGCTGCGGCCGGGGCAAGAGCGCGCGGGAAAGGGGAAGAAGGGCGTGGAGGCATTTTACGTCGTCGTATTGGTGTGCACGGTCCTCATTCTGATGGCGGCCTTCTCGAGTCTGCTTGCCTTTCGTTTCGGCGCACCGCTGCTGCTGCTTTTTCTGATGATCGGGCTGATGGCCGGCACGGACGGGCTCGGCATCGAATTCAGCAATAACTATCTTGCCTATATCCTCGGCTCGCTCGCCCTCGCCGTCATCCTCTTCGATTCCGGCTATGGCACGCCGATCCAGGCCTTCAAACTGGCCGCCGCCCCGGCCCTGACCATTGCGTCCATCGGCGTTCTCGTGACAGCGGCACTGTTCGGCCTCGCCGCCACCTGGCTCCTTGGCTTTACCTGGCTGCAAGGCCTGCTCCTCGGCTCGATCGTCGCGTCGACGGATGCGGCTGCTGTCTTCTTCCTGCTGCGCATCGGCGGCATCAACATCCGCGACAAGGTGCGCTCGACGCTGGAAGTCGAATCCGGCACCAATGATCCGATGGCGATTTTCCTGACGCTGGCGCTGGTCGAGCTGCTTGCGAGCGGCGACGGCTATCACGGTTTCAACCTTGTTATGCTCGCCACCTTCATCCAGCAGATGGGCCTGGGCGTCATTCTCGGCCTGCTCGGCGGCATGATGATCGTGCTGATCGTCAGCCATCTGGAGACCGATCGCGGCCTGACGCCGATCTTCGTGCTGGCGCTCGCCCTGCTCGTCTTCTCCTTTACCGGCGCTGTCGGTGGCAGCGGCTTTCTCGCCGTCTATGTGGCAGGCATTTACGCCGGAAATCGCAAGATGCCCGCCTCGGCCAGCATCAAACGCTTTCAGGACGGCATGACGTGGCTGGCGCAAATCATCATGTTCCTCGTCCTCGGGCTACTCGCCACGCCGTCGCAATTTCCGGCGATCGCCATCCCCGCCGTGGCGTTGGCGCTGTTCCTGATCTTCATCGCCCGGCCAATTGCCGTCTGGCTCTGTCTGTTGCCTTTCGACTACACGCAGCGCGAAACGGGTTTCGTCGCCTGGGTGGGCCTGCGCGGTGCCGTCTCCATCCTGCTCGCCATCATGCCGATCCTTGGCAATCTCCCGAGCAGCCAGACCTATTTCAATGTCGCCTTCATCGTCGTGCTGGTGTCGTTGCTCGTTCAGGGCTGGACGATCAAGCCGATGGCGCGTCGGCTCAGCCTCATCGTGCCGCCGCGCATGGGCGCCGTCGACAAAGTCGAGGTCGATCTGCCGGGCACAGTCAATCACGAGCTGCTCTCCTATCGCGTCGTCAAGGATAGCCCGGTTCTGCGCGGCGAACGCATCCCGCGCTGGGCGATGCCATCGCTCGTCGTCAGGGACGGCAAGTCGATGCGCTACCAATATGCTGGGCGCCTGCGCGAACACGATCTCGTCTATCTCTTCATTTCGCCCAGCTATTCACGCCTTCTCGACCGCCTGTTTGCCAGCCGCGCGCCGGTCGATCCGGATGATGCGGATTTCTTCGGCGCCTTTTCGATCTCGCCGCTGCGTCCCGCCGCCGATCTCGACGCCGCCTATGGTCCAGGGCTTCTCAGCGATGCGGAAAAAGGCCTGACGATCGCCGAGCTGATGCGCCAGCGCCTCGGCGGCAAGGCCGATTATGCCGATCGCGTCCGTCTCGGCGAGATCATCCTGATCGTCCGCGATCTCGACGAAAACGACCATATCCAGTCGGTCGGCATGTCGCTGGAAGCGTTGGAACCACCGGCGATCCTGCCGATTTTCATCAATCTCCACGACATTTTGAACGGTATTCGCGGCTTCCTGCGCAAGCGTCGCGAGCACGCCGAAGAGGTCGTTTCAACCGATTCAAATACCGGCAAAAACGACGCCTGACCGCCTTGCGTCTCGCATCATCCGTAGTATGGTCGGCGCACTTCGCGGCACCAACAACATTGGATCCTCCCTATGGCAGCCTTCAAAACCCTCGACAATCTCACCGATATCACCGGCAAGCGCGTGCTCGTGCGCGTCGACCTCAATGTGCCGGTCAAGGACGGCAAAGTCA comes from the Rhizobium sp. NXC24 genome and includes:
- a CDS encoding potassium/proton antiporter, translating into MEAFYVVVLVCTVLILMAAFSSLLAFRFGAPLLLLFLMIGLMAGTDGLGIEFSNNYLAYILGSLALAVILFDSGYGTPIQAFKLAAAPALTIASIGVLVTAALFGLAATWLLGFTWLQGLLLGSIVASTDAAAVFFLLRIGGINIRDKVRSTLEVESGTNDPMAIFLTLALVELLASGDGYHGFNLVMLATFIQQMGLGVILGLLGGMMIVLIVSHLETDRGLTPIFVLALALLVFSFTGAVGGSGFLAVYVAGIYAGNRKMPASASIKRFQDGMTWLAQIIMFLVLGLLATPSQFPAIAIPAVALALFLIFIARPIAVWLCLLPFDYTQRETGFVAWVGLRGAVSILLAIMPILGNLPSSQTYFNVAFIVVLVSLLVQGWTIKPMARRLSLIVPPRMGAVDKVEVDLPGTVNHELLSYRVVKDSPVLRGERIPRWAMPSLVVRDGKSMRYQYAGRLREHDLVYLFISPSYSRLLDRLFASRAPVDPDDADFFGAFSISPLRPAADLDAAYGPGLLSDAEKGLTIAELMRQRLGGKADYADRVRLGEIILIVRDLDENDHIQSVGMSLEALEPPAILPIFINLHDILNGIRGFLRKRREHAEEVVSTDSNTGKNDA